In Acidimicrobiales bacterium, the genomic stretch GACAGAAGGTGAGTGATGGCTAAGCGACGCGGCCACGGCGAGGGCAGCATCTTCTTCGAGGAGTCGCGGCAGCGCTGGGTCGGTACGGTCGACCTCGGCAACGACGGCACGGGCAAGCGGCGGCGGGCGAAGGTCACCGGCCGCACGAAGACCGAGGTACGCGACAAGCTGCGGGCGCTCCAGCACCAGGCCGAGGCGGGGCTGCCCGTGGGCGACGGCGCGCTGAGCTTCGGGCGCTACCTCGACGGCTGGCTCGCCGACGTGCTGCCGGCCCGTGGCCGTGTGAAGTCCACCAACACGATCGCCAACTACGGCTGGGCAGTCGAACGCCACCTCAAGCCGGCGCTCGGCGCCAAGCGGCTACGCGCGCTGACGCCCGAGGACGTCGAGGGCCTGCTCCGCCGCCTGGCAGCGGACGGGATGGCCCGCAACAGCGTCATGCGCGTGCGGTCCGTCGCCGTCATGGCACTCAAGCACGCTCAGCGCCGCGACCTCGTAGCGCGCAACGTGGCCGAACTGGCAGAGATGCCGGCCGCGGCACGGGCACCGGAGGAGGGGCGCTCCCTCACCGTCGAGCAGGCGGCGCAGCTCCTCGCCGTCGCCGAGGCCGACCCCTTTGGCCCCCTGGTAGTCACCGGACTCATGCTCGGCCTTCGCCCCGGCGAGCTGTGCGGGCTGCGGTGGGCCGACGTCGACCTCGACGGGCGAACGCTTCACGTCCGGCAGGCCCGCAAGCGCGAGCGCGGCCCGGACGGGCGCGAGGTGCTGACGTTCGGGGAACCGAAGACGCCGAAGTCCCGGCGGTCGCTCGCCATGCCGGCGCCGGTGGTGGCCGCTCTCCAGCGTCAGCGGGCGCTACAGGCCCGCCAGCGGCTCGTAGCGGGCTCGGCGTGGGCAGACCTCGACCTCGTGTTCGCCAACGCCCTCGGGGCGCCCGTCGACCCGTCGAACCTGCGCCGCCTGTTCGCCCGGCTGACCGAGCGCGCGGGGCTCGGCCGGTGGCACCCGAACGAGCTTCGGCACTCCGCCTGCTCGCTCCTGTCGGCGGCCGGTGTCCCCCTCGAACACGTCGCCGACATCCTCGGCCACGACGGGACGCGGATGGCGGCCCGCTTCTACCGGCACGCCGTGGCACCGGCCGTGGGGGCGGCGGTGGCTCCCATGGAGGCCTGTTCGGGGCGGTTGGCTCCCCCTTTGGCTCCCCTACCGGCTAGCGCCGGCCCCCGCAGGCGGGCTCGGAGCCGCTGACCTGCGGTTTCGTCGTGGGCCGTAAGGGACTTGAACCCCTGACCCCTTGCGCGTCATGCAAGTGCTCTACCAAGCTGAGCTAACGGCCCCGGATCAGGTCGCGACCTTAGCATCGGCCTCCGGCGGGACGAGGACCGTGAGGGCGCCGGGCAGCGACCGGAACCGCAACGGCGGGCGCAGGCGCACGACCTCGCCGTCGAGGGCAACGGCCACGTCGGGTGTGCCGGCCAGCTCGACCACCACGTCCTGCTCCCGGGTGGACGCGAGCAGGGGGGAGGCGGCGAGTCGACCGGCGAGCAGCGCGAGGACGGTCCGGGCGCGCGCCAGGACCCGGTCGGCGCGAAGGACGCGCACGTCGAGGATCGCCTCGTCGAGGGCGGCGCGGCTGGTCAGGTCGGTCAAGCCGTCGCCGTAGCACCCGTTGCCCACGAACACCAGCCAGGCCCGGTACGTGGTCCCGCCGACCACGGCCCCGAAGCGGTGGCCCTTGCGGGCCTGCGCCCACGCCGCGGTGACGTTCGCCAGCGGCTTGGGCAGGTGGCGTTCGTGCGAGTCCCGCTCGCTCACGAGAGCGGCGTAGAACCCGATGCTGGCGTTGTTGACGAAGTGCTCGCCGTTCACCTCGGCCAGGTCGACCCGGCGGCGCACGCCGTCGACGGCGGCGGCCGCGTCGGCCACCGTCTCGATCCCGAGCTCGCGTGAGAAGTGGTTGCGCGTCCCCGTCGGGACGGGGACGAGCGGGATGCCGGTGCCGGCGAGGAGCGAGGCGACGCAGCGGATGCTCCCGTCGCCACCGGCCATGGCGACGAAGCCCGCTCCCTGTTCGATGGCGCCGGACGCCACCTTCTCGAGGCCGTCGCCGTCGCACTCGATGACCTCGTGGCCGGCGAAGTGCTCCCGCACGGCCGAC encodes the following:
- a CDS encoding tyrosine-type recombinase/integrase, with the protein product MAKRRGHGEGSIFFEESRQRWVGTVDLGNDGTGKRRRAKVTGRTKTEVRDKLRALQHQAEAGLPVGDGALSFGRYLDGWLADVLPARGRVKSTNTIANYGWAVERHLKPALGAKRLRALTPEDVEGLLRRLAADGMARNSVMRVRSVAVMALKHAQRRDLVARNVAELAEMPAAARAPEEGRSLTVEQAAQLLAVAEADPFGPLVVTGLMLGLRPGELCGLRWADVDLDGRTLHVRQARKRERGPDGREVLTFGEPKTPKSRRSLAMPAPVVAALQRQRALQARQRLVAGSAWADLDLVFANALGAPVDPSNLRRLFARLTERAGLGRWHPNELRHSACSLLSAAGVPLEHVADILGHDGTRMAARFYRHAVAPAVGAAVAPMEACSGRLAPPLAPLPASAGPRRRARSR
- a CDS encoding diacylglycerol kinase family protein, producing MAVSDGVVLVNPESGPDPEPTSAVREHFAGHEVIECDGDGLEKVASGAIEQGAGFVAMAGGDGSIRCVASLLAGTGIPLVPVPTGTRNHFSRELGIETVADAAAAVDGVRRRVDLAEVNGEHFVNNASIGFYAALVSERDSHERHLPKPLANVTAAWAQARKGHRFGAVVGGTTYRAWLVFVGNGCYGDGLTDLTSRAALDEAILDVRVLRADRVLARARTVLALLAGRLAASPLLASTREQDVVVELAGTPDVAVALDGEVVRLRPPLRFRSLPGALTVLVPPEADAKVAT